A window of Trichoderma atroviride chromosome 3, complete sequence contains these coding sequences:
- a CDS encoding uncharacterized protein (EggNog:ENOG41) encodes MNKYSHPGDRSFNDVSKEIIRIHCDWKSMQKMQDQVGTENTHFVVPFGQNESFVGRQGIVEKLRQRLPARAYENTCQRTAIMGPSGLGKTQIAIEAVYRIHRDHPHCSIFWVPAMNIATFENAYREIGQALNVAGIADVKANIKTIVKTALSHKSAGEWLLVLDSMNDMEVAKEIYDYLPFSLKGSILFTTQSKSIVAGMDLPKDGIHAISSMERSESIQLLKCRLDNKQVTDSKSLNMLADFLGDIPLAIRQAASYIFETQITTAKYLERCKSDSNGMTEFVTKGFEDEVQNGILRCPTATTCRLSVDRLAISQFMRKLMQVENTWTEENASVIKKLADFAPEPTEDNRDLWMEYLPHFLGALEPRHGALDEQDIVLRHKIRNSYIVTGKDKEAKEIFQDVVRAAGEGLFNTTSADKRLETVINDVLGILHKQGRHEEAGSVSREIMRFQRRVANVRHLDTALAIFSQVMKERRS; translated from the exons ATGAATAAATATTCTCATCCCGGAGATAGATCGTTCAATGACGTTTCCAAGGAGATCATCAGAATACACTGTGATTGGAAATCCATGCAAAAAATGCAAGATCAAGTTGGCACGGAAAATACTCATTTCGTCGTTCCCTTTGGCCAGAACGAGAGCTTTGTTGGCCGCCAAGGCATCGTCGAAAAGCTCCGACAAAGGCTTCCTGCAAGAGCTTATGAAAATACATGCCAGCGAACCGCAATCATGGGTCCGAGCGGTTTGGGCAAGACACAAATCGCAATCGAGGCAGTTTACCGAATCCATAGAGACCACCCTCATTGCTCCATATTTTGGGTTCCCGCCATGAACATTGCCACCTTTGAGAATGCCTATCGCGAGATTGGGCAAGCTCTCAATGTGGCCGGCATAGCTGATGTTAAAGCCAATATCAAGACAATTGTGAAGACAGCTCTGAGCCATAAAAGCGCTGGTGAATGGCTGTTGGTACTTGACAGCATGAACGACATGGAAGTAGCCAAGGAGATATACGACTACCTACCTTTTAGTCTCAAGGGCTCCATCCTTTTTACGACTCAAAGCAAATCCATTGTTGCCGGCATGGATCTTCCAAAGGATGGGATACACGCCATTTCCTCCATGGAGAGGTCTGAATCCATCCAGCTATTAAAGTGCCGCTTAGACAACAAACAGGTCACGGATTCGAAAAGCCTGAATATGCTGGCCGACTTTCTAGGTGACATTCCACTGGCCATCAGACAAGCGGCATCCTATATTTTCGAAACCCAAATCACAACAGCCAAATATCTTGAGCGCTGCAAATCGGATAGTAATGGCATGACTGAGTTTGTCACCAAGGGTTTCGAGGATGAAGTCCAGAATGGCATCTTGCGATGCCCCACCGCCACAACTTGCAGACTATCCGTTGATCGCCTCGCGA TTAGCCAGTTCATGAGAAAGTTGATGCAAGTTGAAAATACGTGGACCGAAGAAAACGCGTCAgtcatcaagaagcttgcCGACTTTGCGCCCGAACCAACTGAGGACAATAGAGACTTGTGGATGGAGTACTTGCCTCATTTCCTTGGCGCACTTGAGCCACGACATGGTGCGTTGGATGAACAAGACATAGTGCTCCGGCATAAGATACGTAACAGCTATATTGTCACgggcaaagacaaagaggcaaaagaaaTATTCCAGGATGTGGTCAGAGCTGCAGGCGAAGGCTTGTTTAACACCACCAGCGCGGATAAGCGACTTGAAACCGTCATCAACGATGTGTTGGGGATTCTACATAAGCAAGGGCGTCACGAAGAGGCCGGGTCAGTAAGTCGTGAGATCATGAGGTTTCAGAGGCGGGTAGCAAATGTTAGGCATCTGGATACAGCCCTGGCCATATTCTCCCAGGTCATGAAGGAACGACGCTCCTAA
- a CDS encoding uncharacterized protein (EggNog:ENOG41), which yields MENSRNFSRNKVGRNATVVLGNITVSANTPNADKSFLQAISKTDPAHDKNRILLLKGPLLWDAFNWIFGHQEFNKWRYTKESGVFWIKGDPGKGKTMLLCGIIEDLDQSPQNANLSYFFCQATDYRINTASAVVGGLIKSLLKRHPTLLSRIREKYADEVQDELDGTNALVILCDIFETITNDPDLKDIICVVDALDECITDCKYLLDFIVKTSGHVKWLLSSRNEKDIEKGLDQIPQRLVLELKDNAEKISTSIEAYIRHHIQEIKALKHDEELQVKTLDILSSKAQGTFLWVALVVEQLHDTDRWDIENVLEEVPKDLESLYGLILDRTERLGARGQEVCRVILSIIATAKRPLHLEELLIFTNSHWKNSSHFKNTYQLQDIQDMTKTCGSILSIREDTVYFIHQSAKDYVMENAAQRIFPILHQHYKMFEASLDAMSKILEYNMYCLEDPAIHIDDVPHKDVGSDPVTSIRYCCVFWVEHLVSGYQFEGFDYQKYLKDDKKLHLFLKEKFLCWVESLALMRNFSPQAQIALQKLKDLIDCYCCSGKNDETVQAAQLQRNIETYGLRHFVYDAYRFVRNSIESVAHWPLQLYFSAISFEQHNTTIRNVFEQTVRKRFGPSPILTSQQHGQSSFRLQSSFKASKNDSISDKWLVFSPDSSLIIQLCWASSVNAFAVWRADTGTLVHTFDITPDSRIAFFPKSNDFISVSETGIIKRWSMNKPSCVSNL from the exons atggaaaactCTCGGAATTTCTCAAGGAACAAAGTCGGAAGAAACGCGACCGTTGTACTGGGCAACATCACGGTCAGCGCCA ACACCCCAAATGCCGACAAGTCATTTCTCCAGGCGATCAGCAAGACCGACCCCGCCCACGATAAAAACCGCATCTTGCTGTTAAAGGGCCCCTTGCTATGGGACGCCTTCAATTGGATCTTTGGACATCAAGAGTTCAACAAATGGCGCTATACCAAAGAGAGCGGTGTCTTCTGGATCAAGGGGGACCccggcaaaggcaagacAATGCTACTCTGCGGCATCATCGAGGATTTGGATCAAAGTCCTCAAAATGCCAACTTAAGCTATTTCTTCTGTCAAGCTACGGATTATAGAATCAACACCGCTTCTGCTGTGGTCGGCGGCTTAATCAAATCGTTGCTTAAGCGACATCCGACACTCCTCTCGCGCATTCGAGAGAAATATGCAGATGAGGTCCAAGATGAGCTGGATGGAACCAACGCATTAGTCATTCTATGCGATATCTTTGAGACCATCACCAACGATCCGGACTTGAAAGACATCATCTGTGTTGTTGATGCACTTGATGAATGCATAACGGACTGCAAATATCTTCTCGATTTTATCGTTAAAACAAGCGGTCATGTCAAATGGCTGCTTTCAAGCCGGAACGAAAAAGACATAGAAAAGGGCCTCGATCAAATTCCACAAAGACTTGTGTTAGAACTGAAAGACAATGCGGAGAAAATATCCACGTCCATTGAAGCATATATTCGCCACCATATTCAGGAAATCAAAGCGTTGAAACATGATGAAGAACTTCAAGTAAAAACTCTTGATATTTTAAGCAGCAAGGCTCAGGGCACTTTCTTATGGGTTGCACTCGTTGTTGAACAGCTACACGATACAGACCGTTGGGATATCGAAAATGTGCTGGAAGAAGTGCCGAAAGATCTAGAGAGCCTTTATGGTTTAATATTAGATCGAACTGAGAGATTGGGAGCGAGAGGCCAGGAAGTTTGCCGAGTCATACTCTCAATTATCGCCACAGCCAAGAGGCCTCTACACCTTGAGGAGCTACTTATTTTCACCAATTCACATTGGAAAAATAGCAGCCACTTCAAAAATACATACCAACTACAAGATATACAAGACATGACGAAAACTTGTGGATCTATTTTATCTATAAGAGAAGATACTGTCTACTTTATCCACCAGTCAGCCAAGGATTATGTCATGGAGAATGCAGCCCAGCGCATTTTCCCTATTTTACATCAACATTACAAAATGTTTGAGGCTTCATTAGATGCCATGTCAAAAATCCTCGAATACAACATGTATTGTTTAGAAGATCCTGCAATACATATAGACGATGTGCCCCACAAGGACGTCGGCTCTGATCCGGTTACTTCCATACGATACTGCTGCGTATTCTGGGTTGAGCACCTAGTATCGGGCTACCAATTTGAAGGATTCGATTACCAGAAATATCTGAAAGACGATAAAAAacttcatctctttctcaaGGAAAAATTTCTTTGTTGGGTAGAATCCTTGGCCCTCATGCGTAACTTTTCCCCACAGGCTCAGATTGCTCTTcagaagctcaaggatcTTATTGACTGCTATTGTTGCAGCGGAAAGAATGATGAGACTGTCCAAGCTGCACAATTACAGAGAAATATTGAAACATACGGCTTGAGACATTTCGTCTATGATGCTTATCGATTTGTCCGAAATAGTATAGAGTCTGTAGCTCACTGGCCCCTGCAACTTTACTTTTCAGCCATAAGTTTTGAACAGCACAACACTACTATCCGAAATGTTTTTGAACAGACTGTACGCAAAAGATTCGGGCCCTCGCCTATCCTCACAAGTCAGCAACATGGCCAGTCATCTTTCCGGCTGCAAAGCTCCTTCAAAGCCAGTAAAAATGACAGTATCAGCGATAAGTGGCTAGTGTTCTCTCCCGACTCATCGTTAATAATCCAATTATGTTGGGCTTCC